In a single window of the Carassius carassius chromosome 26, fCarCar2.1, whole genome shotgun sequence genome:
- the LOC132105626 gene encoding endoplasmin-like — translation MRRLWIIGLLCALLAFASVKADDDVDIDGAVEEDLGKSRDGSRTDDEVVQREEEAIQLDGLNASQIKEIREKAEKHAFQAEVNRMMKLIINSLYKNKEIFLRELISNASDALDKIRLLSLTHEDALAGNEELTIKIKSDKEKNMLHITDTGIGMTKEELVRNLGTIAKSGTSEFLSKMTDMQEEGQSTSELIGQFGVGFYSAFLVADKVIVTSKHNNDTQHIWESDSNEFSVINDPRGDTLGRGTTITLVMKEEASDYLELETIKNLVKKYSQFINFPIYVWSSKTETVEEPIEEEEAAETEKEEAAEDEAEVEEEDEDKDKPKTKKVEKTVWDWELMNDIKPIWQRPAKEVEEDEYKAFYKTFSRDNDEPISHIHFTAEGEVTFKSILFIPASAPRGLFDEYGTKKNDFIKLFVRRVFITDDFHDMMPKYLNFIKGVVDSDDLPLNVSRETLQQHKLLKVIRKKLVRKTLDMIKKIAEEQYNDKFWKEFGTNIKLGVIEDHSNRTRLAKLLRFQTSHSDTTPSSLEQYVERMKEKQDKIYFMAGTSRKEAESSPFVERLLKKGYEVIYLTEPVDEYCIQALPEFDGKRFQNVAKEGVKFDESDKAKEKREALEKEFEPLTTWMKEKSLKDNIEKAILSQRLTKSPCALVASQYGWSGNMERIMKAQAYQTGKDISTNYYASQKTLEINPKHPLIREMLKRVTDDAEDKTAADLAVVLFETATLRSGYQLADTKAYGERIERMLRLSMNIDLDEQVEEEPEEEPEEQTEEAEDEEEVQAEDDAEEESDSTGKDEL, via the exons ATGAGGCGACTGTGGATTATCGGTCTCCTCTGTGCACTTTTGGCATTCG CATCTGTGAAAGCTGATGATGACGTTGACATTGACGGCGCAGTAGAAGAGGACCTTGGAAAGAGCAGAGATGGATCCCGCACAGATGATGAGGTTGTTCAGAG GGAGGAAGAAGCCATTCAGTTAGATGGTTTGAACGCCTCGCAAATAAAAGAAATCCGTGAAAAGGCCGAAAAGCATGCGTTCCAGGCAGAAGTGAACAGGATGATGAAACTGATCATCAATTCCTTGTATAAGAACAAGGAG ATCTTCCTAAGAGAGCTGATCTCTAATGCTTCCGATGCCTTGGATAAGATCCGGCTGTTGTCTCTGACCCATGAAGATGCCCTTGCCGGAAATGAAGAGCTTACTATTAAAATCAAG TCCGACAAAGAAAAGAACATGCTTCACATCACTGACACGGGTATTGGCATGACCAAAGAAGAACTGGTGAGGAACCTTGGTACCATCGCCAAATCCGGAACCAGCGAGTTCCTCAGCAAGATGACTGATATGCAGGAGGAGGGTCAATCCACCTCTGAGCTGATTGGACAGTTTGGTGTGGGCTTCTACTCTGCCTTCCTTGTGGCTGATAAGGTCATCGTCACCTCAAAGCACAACAACGACACCCAGCACATCTGGGAATCAGATTCCAACGAGTTTTCAGTCATCAACGACCCTCGTGGAGACACCTTAGGCAGAGGCACCACCATTAC GCTGGTGATGAAAGAGGAGGCTTCAGACTACCTCGAACTGGAGACCATTAAGAACCTGGTGAAGAAGTATTCTCAGTTCATCAACTTCCCAATCTACGTATGGAGCAGCAAG ACCGAGACCGTAGAGGAGCCCattgaggaggaggaggcggctgAAACTGAGAAGGAAGAGGCTGCTGAAGATGAAGCTGAggttgaggaagaggatgaggacaAGGACAAACCGAAGACTAAGAAG GTGGAAAAGACCGTGTGGGACTGGGAGCTGATGAATGACATTAAACCCATCTGGCAGAGGCCCGCAAAGGAAGTGGAGGAGGACGAGTACAAAGCCTTCTACAAGACCTTCTCCAGG GACAATGATGAGCCCATATCTCACATTCACTTCACTGCTGAAGGAGAGGTCACCTTCAAGTCCATCCTCTTTATCCCTGCATCTGCACCCAGAGGCCTTTTCGATGAATATGGAACCAAGAAAAATGACTTCATCAAG CTATTTGTGCGTAGAGTCTTCATCACCGATGACTTCCATGACATGATGCCCAAGTACCTTAACTTCATCAAAGGCGTT GTGGACTCTGATGATCTGCCTCTGAATGTGTCCAGAGAGACTCTGCAGCAACACAAACTGCTCAAG GTTATCCGTAAGAAGCTGGTGCGCAAGACCCTGGACATGATCAAGAAGATCGCCGAGGAGCAGTACAATGACAAGTTCTGGAAGGAGTTCGGCACCAACATTAAGCTGGGTGTGATCGAGGATCACTCCAACAGAACCCGCCTGGCCAAGCTGCTCCGCTTCCAGACCTCCCACAGCGACACCACACCGTCTAGTCTGGAGCAGTACGTGGAGAGGATGAAGGAGAAGCAAGACAAGATCTACTTCATGGCTGGAACCAGCAGGAAGGAG GCTGAGTCTTCTCCATTTGTGGAGAGGCTTCTTAAGAAAGGATATGAGGTCATCTACCTGACTGAGCCAGTGGATGAGTACTGCATCCAGGCTCTGCCTGAGTTTGATGGCAAACGCTTCCAGAATGTGGCAAAGGAAGGAGTGAAATTCGACGAGAGCGACAAGGCCAAGGAGAAGAGAGAAGCTTTGGAGAAAGAGTTCGAACCCCTTACCACCTGGATGAAAGAGAAGTCCCTGAAGGACAAC ATCGAGAAGGCCATTTTGTCTCAGAGGCTGACCAAGTCTCCCTGTGCTCTGGTTGCCAGTCAGTATGGATGGTCTGGCAACATGGAACGGATCATGAAAGCCCAAGCTTACCAGACAGGAAAAGACATTTCCACAAA TTATTACGCAAGCCAAAAGACATTAGAAATCAACCCCAAACATCCTCTCATCAGGGAGATGTTGAAGAGAGTTACA GATGATGCTGAGGATAAGACCGCTGCAGATTTAGCCGTTGTGCTCTTTGAAACTGCCACACTTCGATCCGGCTACCAACTCGCAGACACCAAGGCATACGGAGAACGAATCGAGCGTATGCTGCGTCTCAGCATGAACATAGATCTTGATGAACAG GTAGAGGAAGAGCCAGAAGAGGAACCAGAAGAGCAGACAGAAGAagcagaggatgaggaggaggtccAGGCAGAAGATGATGCAGAAGAAGAATCG GATAGCACAGGCAAAGACGAGTTGTAA
- the LOC132105627 gene encoding glycosyltransferase 8 domain-containing protein 2-like isoform X3, protein MFYISRVNRGLLILLIIVALALLYKNTRLQTLPKDSVLKKDGAKTGVEDENVSDTDIPVVICASEERIGAAIATINSVYSNSRASIFFYIVTLRDAIKKIREYIEKTKLRKIKYKILEFNPMVLKGKVNPDSSRPELLHPLNFVRFYLPLLGIENHARIVYLDDDVIVQGDIQELYNIKLKAGHAAAFASDCDLPPTHEMVRSVGMQTTYMGFLDYRKEEVRELGINPSDCSFNPGVFVADIGEWKRQKITKQLEKWMAKNVRENLYSSAMAGGVATPPLLIVFHDKYTTIDPMWHVRHLGWSPDTRYPRSFLKDARLLHWNGRFKPWNYPCVHLDIWEKWFIPDPTGRFTLVRPLS, encoded by the exons ATGTTTTACATTAGTCGAG tcAACCGTGGGCTCCTTATTCTGCTCATCATTGTGGCTCTTGCTCTTCTTTACAAAAACACCAGACTACAGACACTGCCCAAGGATTCAG TACTTAAGAAAGATGGGGCCAAAACAGGTGTGGAGGATGAGAACGTGTCAGACACTGACATACCTGTGGTCATCTGTGCTTCAGAGGAGCGTATTGGTGCTGCCATCGCAACCATCAACAGTGTCTACAGCAACAGCCGTGCGAGCATTTTCTTCTACATAGTTACCCTGCGAGATGCCATCAAGAAGATAAG GGAATATATAGAGAAGACCAAGCTGAGAAAAATCAAATACAAGATCCTGGAGTTCAATCCGATGGTATTGAAGGGGAAAGTCAATCCGGATTCCTCCAGACCAGAGCTCCTGCACCCT CTTAACTTTGTAAGGTTCTACTTGCCACTTCTTGGCATTGAAAATCACGCCCGGattgtttacctggatgatgatGTCATAGTGCAAG GAGATATACAGGAACTGTATAACATAAAGCTGAAAGCGGGACATGCTGCTGCATTCGCCTCAGACTGTGATCTGCCCCCAACACATGAGATGGTGCGCAGTGTGGGGATGCAG ACAACTTATATGGGCTTTCTGGACTACCGCAAAGAGGAAGTCAGAGAGCTGGGCATCAACCCCAGCGACTGCTCCTTTAATCCAGGTGTTTTTGTAGCAGACATCGGTGAATGGAAAAGgcaaaaaataactaaacagCTGGAGAAATGGATGGCTAAGAATGTCAG GGAGAATCTGTACAGCAGTGCCATGGCAGGCGGTGTGGCCACCCCCCCATTGCTGATCGTCTTTCATGATAAATACACAACCATTGATCCAATGTGGCACGTCAGACACCTGG GCTGGAGTCCTGATACCCGTTATCCCAGATCCTTTCTCAAAGATGCACGCTTACTGCACTGGAACGGGCGTTTCAAGCCCTGGAACTACCCCTGCGTCCATCTGGACATCTGGGAGAAATGGTTTATCCCAGACCCCACAGGAAGATTCACCCTGGTACGACCATTGTCATGA
- the LOC132105627 gene encoding glycosyltransferase 8 domain-containing protein 2-like isoform X1, whose product MSCFYKMLMASLSKINRGLLILLIIVALALLYKNTRLQTLPKDSVLKKDGAKTGVEDENVSDTDIPVVICASEERIGAAIATINSVYSNSRASIFFYIVTLRDAIKKIREYIEKTKLRKIKYKILEFNPMVLKGKVNPDSSRPELLHPLNFVRFYLPLLGIENHARIVYLDDDVIVQGDIQELYNIKLKAGHAAAFASDCDLPPTHEMVRSVGMQTTYMGFLDYRKEEVRELGINPSDCSFNPGVFVADIGEWKRQKITKQLEKWMAKNVRENLYSSAMAGGVATPPLLIVFHDKYTTIDPMWHVRHLGWSPDTRYPRSFLKDARLLHWNGRFKPWNYPCVHLDIWEKWFIPDPTGRFTLVRPLS is encoded by the exons ATGTCTTGTTTCTACAAG ATGCTGATGGCTTCGTTGAGCAAAA tcAACCGTGGGCTCCTTATTCTGCTCATCATTGTGGCTCTTGCTCTTCTTTACAAAAACACCAGACTACAGACACTGCCCAAGGATTCAG TACTTAAGAAAGATGGGGCCAAAACAGGTGTGGAGGATGAGAACGTGTCAGACACTGACATACCTGTGGTCATCTGTGCTTCAGAGGAGCGTATTGGTGCTGCCATCGCAACCATCAACAGTGTCTACAGCAACAGCCGTGCGAGCATTTTCTTCTACATAGTTACCCTGCGAGATGCCATCAAGAAGATAAG GGAATATATAGAGAAGACCAAGCTGAGAAAAATCAAATACAAGATCCTGGAGTTCAATCCGATGGTATTGAAGGGGAAAGTCAATCCGGATTCCTCCAGACCAGAGCTCCTGCACCCT CTTAACTTTGTAAGGTTCTACTTGCCACTTCTTGGCATTGAAAATCACGCCCGGattgtttacctggatgatgatGTCATAGTGCAAG GAGATATACAGGAACTGTATAACATAAAGCTGAAAGCGGGACATGCTGCTGCATTCGCCTCAGACTGTGATCTGCCCCCAACACATGAGATGGTGCGCAGTGTGGGGATGCAG ACAACTTATATGGGCTTTCTGGACTACCGCAAAGAGGAAGTCAGAGAGCTGGGCATCAACCCCAGCGACTGCTCCTTTAATCCAGGTGTTTTTGTAGCAGACATCGGTGAATGGAAAAGgcaaaaaataactaaacagCTGGAGAAATGGATGGCTAAGAATGTCAG GGAGAATCTGTACAGCAGTGCCATGGCAGGCGGTGTGGCCACCCCCCCATTGCTGATCGTCTTTCATGATAAATACACAACCATTGATCCAATGTGGCACGTCAGACACCTGG GCTGGAGTCCTGATACCCGTTATCCCAGATCCTTTCTCAAAGATGCACGCTTACTGCACTGGAACGGGCGTTTCAAGCCCTGGAACTACCCCTGCGTCCATCTGGACATCTGGGAGAAATGGTTTATCCCAGACCCCACAGGAAGATTCACCCTGGTACGACCATTGTCATGA
- the LOC132105627 gene encoding glycosyltransferase 8 domain-containing protein 2-like isoform X2 yields the protein MLMASLSKINRGLLILLIIVALALLYKNTRLQTLPKDSVLKKDGAKTGVEDENVSDTDIPVVICASEERIGAAIATINSVYSNSRASIFFYIVTLRDAIKKIREYIEKTKLRKIKYKILEFNPMVLKGKVNPDSSRPELLHPLNFVRFYLPLLGIENHARIVYLDDDVIVQGDIQELYNIKLKAGHAAAFASDCDLPPTHEMVRSVGMQTTYMGFLDYRKEEVRELGINPSDCSFNPGVFVADIGEWKRQKITKQLEKWMAKNVRENLYSSAMAGGVATPPLLIVFHDKYTTIDPMWHVRHLGWSPDTRYPRSFLKDARLLHWNGRFKPWNYPCVHLDIWEKWFIPDPTGRFTLVRPLS from the exons ATGCTGATGGCTTCGTTGAGCAAAA tcAACCGTGGGCTCCTTATTCTGCTCATCATTGTGGCTCTTGCTCTTCTTTACAAAAACACCAGACTACAGACACTGCCCAAGGATTCAG TACTTAAGAAAGATGGGGCCAAAACAGGTGTGGAGGATGAGAACGTGTCAGACACTGACATACCTGTGGTCATCTGTGCTTCAGAGGAGCGTATTGGTGCTGCCATCGCAACCATCAACAGTGTCTACAGCAACAGCCGTGCGAGCATTTTCTTCTACATAGTTACCCTGCGAGATGCCATCAAGAAGATAAG GGAATATATAGAGAAGACCAAGCTGAGAAAAATCAAATACAAGATCCTGGAGTTCAATCCGATGGTATTGAAGGGGAAAGTCAATCCGGATTCCTCCAGACCAGAGCTCCTGCACCCT CTTAACTTTGTAAGGTTCTACTTGCCACTTCTTGGCATTGAAAATCACGCCCGGattgtttacctggatgatgatGTCATAGTGCAAG GAGATATACAGGAACTGTATAACATAAAGCTGAAAGCGGGACATGCTGCTGCATTCGCCTCAGACTGTGATCTGCCCCCAACACATGAGATGGTGCGCAGTGTGGGGATGCAG ACAACTTATATGGGCTTTCTGGACTACCGCAAAGAGGAAGTCAGAGAGCTGGGCATCAACCCCAGCGACTGCTCCTTTAATCCAGGTGTTTTTGTAGCAGACATCGGTGAATGGAAAAGgcaaaaaataactaaacagCTGGAGAAATGGATGGCTAAGAATGTCAG GGAGAATCTGTACAGCAGTGCCATGGCAGGCGGTGTGGCCACCCCCCCATTGCTGATCGTCTTTCATGATAAATACACAACCATTGATCCAATGTGGCACGTCAGACACCTGG GCTGGAGTCCTGATACCCGTTATCCCAGATCCTTTCTCAAAGATGCACGCTTACTGCACTGGAACGGGCGTTTCAAGCCCTGGAACTACCCCTGCGTCCATCTGGACATCTGGGAGAAATGGTTTATCCCAGACCCCACAGGAAGATTCACCCTGGTACGACCATTGTCATGA